From one Deinococcus seoulensis genomic stretch:
- a CDS encoding isoprenyl transferase: MSREPLKVAVRSIQKTRNAARGALLWGYEQRLAREVTDHGHLPRHLGLILDGNRRFARASGIQREMGHSFGADKAHEVLQWCLELGIPAATIWVLSTDNASRDPAELAHILGLLEKEARNLATDPRIHANRVRVRAIGQHDGFPPQVLAALKDLEEKTAQYDGMRLNIAVGYGGREEIVDAVKRHLHEQQQAGLSLAQAAADLSPEHISAHLYAADIPDPDFIIRTSGEIRLSGFMLWQSVYSEYYFCDVYWPGFRRVDFLRALRDFQGRDRRFGR; this comes from the coding sequence ATGTCGCGTGAGCCGCTTAAAGTCGCCGTCCGGTCCATCCAGAAAACGCGGAACGCGGCCCGCGGCGCCCTGCTGTGGGGCTATGAACAACGTCTGGCGCGTGAGGTCACGGATCACGGGCACCTGCCCCGCCACCTGGGCCTGATTCTCGACGGGAACCGCCGGTTCGCCCGTGCCAGCGGCATCCAGCGTGAAATGGGCCACTCGTTCGGAGCGGACAAGGCGCACGAGGTGCTGCAGTGGTGCCTGGAACTCGGGATTCCCGCCGCGACCATCTGGGTGCTGTCCACCGACAACGCCAGCCGCGACCCGGCCGAACTGGCGCACATCCTGGGTCTGCTGGAAAAGGAAGCCCGCAACCTCGCCACCGACCCGCGCATTCACGCCAACCGCGTGCGGGTGCGCGCCATCGGGCAGCACGACGGGTTCCCGCCGCAGGTACTGGCCGCCCTGAAAGACCTCGAAGAGAAGACCGCGCAGTACGACGGCATGCGTCTGAACATCGCCGTCGGCTACGGGGGCCGCGAGGAGATCGTGGACGCCGTCAAACGTCACCTGCACGAGCAGCAGCAGGCCGGGCTGAGCCTCGCGCAGGCCGCCGCCGACCTGAGCCCCGAGCACATCAGCGCGCACCTGTACGCCGCCGACATCCCCGACCCGGATTTCATCATCCGCACCAGCGGCGAGATCCGCCTGTCCGGGTTCATGCTGTGGCAGAGCGTGTACTCCGAGTACTACTTCTGTGACGTGTACTGGCCCGGTTTCCGCCGCGTGGATTTCCTGCGCGCCCTGCGGGACTTCCAGGGCCGCGACCGCCGCTTCGGCCGGTAG
- a CDS encoding ketosteroid isomerase-related protein, translating into MTDPTTPGAVQLVQAYYDAFNRGDAPGMLALLTDDVRHDINEGDTQTGLDAFRAFLAKMDAHYRERAEDLVVMATPDGTRASAEFVIHGEYLKTDPGLPEAAGQRYVLPVGAFFDLRGGKIARVTNYYNLADWTRQVGQGSA; encoded by the coding sequence ATGACCGACCCCACGACACCCGGCGCCGTTCAACTCGTGCAGGCCTACTACGACGCCTTCAACCGCGGCGACGCGCCCGGCATGCTGGCCCTGCTGACCGACGACGTCCGCCACGACATCAACGAGGGCGACACGCAGACCGGCCTGGACGCCTTCCGCGCCTTCCTGGCCAAGATGGACGCCCACTACCGCGAGCGCGCCGAGGACCTGGTCGTCATGGCCACCCCGGACGGCACGCGCGCCAGCGCCGAGTTCGTCATTCACGGCGAGTACCTGAAAACCGACCCCGGCCTGCCCGAAGCGGCCGGGCAGCGGTACGTGCTGCCGGTCGGCGCGTTCTTCGACCTGCGCGGCGGAAAGATCGCCCGCGTCACCAACTACTACAACCTCGCGGACTGGACCCGGCAGGTCGGGCAGGGCAGCGCTTGA
- a CDS encoding GNAT family N-acetyltransferase: MNLSVTTVGGPELAPFIPELARLRTLVFRAYPYLYDGDPAYEERYLQTYLNAPDAIIVLARDGEAIVGASSALPLTQETDDIRAPLHAPEFDPADVLYLGESVLTAEYRGRGLGHAFFDHREAHAARLGLRTTAFCAVQRPDDHPARPTPYRTHHAFWAARGYTERPDLTTTLSWKDLGDHHETPKPMRYWIRKTQTGG, from the coding sequence TTGAACCTGAGCGTCACCACCGTCGGCGGGCCGGAACTCGCCCCGTTCATTCCCGAACTGGCCCGCCTGCGAACCCTGGTGTTCCGCGCGTACCCGTACCTGTACGACGGCGACCCCGCCTACGAGGAACGCTACCTGCAGACGTACCTGAACGCCCCGGACGCGATCATCGTGCTGGCCCGTGACGGCGAGGCCATCGTGGGGGCCAGCAGCGCCCTGCCGCTCACGCAGGAGACCGACGACATCCGCGCGCCCCTGCACGCCCCGGAATTCGACCCGGCTGACGTGCTGTACCTGGGCGAGAGCGTCCTGACCGCCGAGTACCGCGGGCGCGGCCTGGGTCACGCCTTCTTCGACCACCGCGAGGCGCACGCCGCCCGCCTGGGCCTGCGCACCACCGCGTTCTGCGCCGTGCAGCGCCCGGACGACCACCCGGCGCGGCCCACCCCGTACCGCACGCACCACGCCTTCTGGGCCGCGCGCGGCTACACGGAACGCCCGGACCTGACCACCACCCTGAGCTGGAAGGACCTGGGCGACCACCACGAAACGCCCAAACCCATGCGCTACTGGATCAGGAAAACCCAGACCGGGGGATAG
- the mutY gene encoding A/G-specific adenine glycosylase, whose amino-acid sequence MADLAPVDLSAVRAALLAWFDRTGRTLPWRAGPEGARDPYRVWVAEILLQQTQVARGTVYYDRFLTAFPTVQDLAAAPQEAVLKAWEGCGYYARARNLHRAAQQVAQDGFPGSYDGWLALPGVGPYTAAAVSSLALNEARAVNDGNVRRVLARLHAEAQPTPAWVQARADALLDPARPGAWNEAVMDLGATVCTPAAPRCGACPLQGWCAAFASGAPAAYPAPKVRAAVPDVPVVAVLIGTPQRAALERRAGTLLGGLMGLPAEPLASGETPQAALERLCARLNASPGAFLGTLTHVMTHRRVTLHLYAAQADLPRHVVADEALSRLDQKALALAAQPALL is encoded by the coding sequence CTGGCTGATCTGGCCCCGGTTGATCTGTCGGCGGTGCGCGCGGCGCTGCTGGCGTGGTTCGACCGGACCGGCCGCACCCTGCCCTGGCGTGCCGGGCCGGAGGGCGCGCGGGACCCGTACCGCGTGTGGGTCGCGGAAATTCTGCTTCAGCAGACGCAGGTGGCGCGTGGAACGGTCTACTATGACCGTTTTCTGACAGCCTTCCCGACCGTGCAGGATCTCGCGGCCGCGCCGCAGGAAGCAGTCCTGAAAGCCTGGGAGGGTTGCGGGTACTACGCCCGCGCGCGGAACCTGCACCGGGCCGCGCAGCAGGTCGCGCAGGACGGCTTTCCCGGTTCGTATGACGGGTGGCTGGCCCTGCCGGGCGTGGGGCCGTACACGGCGGCGGCTGTCAGCAGCCTCGCGCTGAACGAGGCCCGCGCCGTGAACGACGGCAACGTGCGCCGCGTCCTGGCCCGCCTGCACGCCGAGGCGCAGCCCACGCCCGCCTGGGTGCAGGCCCGCGCCGACGCGCTGCTGGACCCGGCGCGGCCCGGCGCGTGGAACGAGGCGGTCATGGACCTGGGCGCGACCGTCTGCACGCCCGCCGCGCCCCGCTGCGGCGCGTGCCCGTTGCAGGGCTGGTGCGCGGCGTTCGCGTCCGGGGCGCCCGCCGCCTACCCCGCCCCGAAGGTGCGCGCCGCCGTGCCGGACGTACCGGTGGTGGCCGTCCTGATCGGCACGCCGCAACGGGCGGCACTGGAACGCCGCGCGGGCACGCTGCTGGGCGGCCTGATGGGCCTGCCGGCCGAACCGCTCGCCAGCGGCGAGACCCCGCAGGCGGCCCTGGAGCGCCTGTGCGCCCGCCTGAACGCCAGCCCCGGCGCGTTCCTGGGCACCCTGACGCACGTCATGACGCACCGCCGCGTCACGCTGCACCTGTACGCCGCGCAGGCCGACCTGCCGCGCCACGTGGTGGCCGACGAGGCCCTGTCGCGGCTGGATCAGAAGGCGCTGGCCCTGGCCGCGCAGCCCGCGCTGCTGTGA